The region TTGGCTCACACTTAGACACAGCCGCTTGCGGAAACAGTAAAGAAAGAAGGCTAAACGCACAGTTATAAGACTGCTGTGTTAACATTAAAGTGACACCTCTCCCAAACGTGTAATTAATCACAGAAAGTTGCAGCAAACTATTAGTTAGAGGATGACAGGCAAGGGTTGAGAAGCGACAAGGAGAGAAGGTTGCTTCCCAAATATGTTCTTCAAATtgtgggtgtctgtgtttgtgtctcggtgtgtgtgtcccaCCCACATGTTtgcatttgagtgtgtgtgtgtgtgtgtgtgtacttatcTTAGGGTTTACCAGAATCTCCCTTTGAGCAGAAACCCAACCAATAAGCCATGAGGCATCAGCAGCCAGGTCAGATTAGGTGTCTGTCGTTTGGTGGCCTTTGTGCTGATAACACTACAATGAGTGGCACTTCCCTAACGCCACTTCACCTCGGCCTGTCCCACACTTGTCAGTCCTCTGCTGGTCAGATAGAGTCTGTCAGTTGAATACAAGATAAAGGGAAAAACCAGGACTTGGGGAGGGGTATTTTTCTCTGTTAGTTAAGCATCCttgttgaagtgtttttgtAACTGATGAGGGTcagggagggaaggaagagcCTAAAGAAAAAGGGTAGGGAAAGTTGACTGGTGCATTATCCAGTGTCTCCGTATCACTCTGCGTAATCTAAAGAGACAAGGGATGTCTTGAGTTGCGGGGATGACCATGGGAACAGGGATTTGGCTGAAGAGAGATAAGGGGAGACACAAATGTCAAGATCAATCGGCCTTCAAATCCTATGAGCACAgatgtcctctctctgtccatATATCCTTCACTTTTTGGCTGTttaccaatttaaaaaatatctacaCTGCTGTTTAAAGATTCATCTTAAGTTCCCCTTTTTTCAGACTacttaaaacttaaattaagtaaaaaaaaatgtttcaatcttGCTCATATAAGCTTTCCAAGGTCTTCTCCATGCTACCCAATTAGTATTTCATAAGAGGCTCATCACCTTTTCGCACATTTCACTACTGATTAGCCTTCTGGGATAACCTCTGCAGAATAgtctgctggatggatttattcaCCCTGTCAACAGACATCAGTTCAGGCAGGATGAGACCCATGTCAGACATTACCTCTCTATTTCAGAACAGAGGCACATCTGCCAAACACTGTTATTGAACTGGCACCACAAGAGCGTAACCTAGCCCCCACCATAAATATTAAAGTTGTATGGTTAAGGAATATTAATGTCAAATGCAATCAGTCATTAATACCTGAGGGGAAAATCCTGTTTGAGGTGAAGCAGCATTAGCAATTTTTAGCGTTTTGGAAATGTCTGGCTGCCCTGCTTCTTAAATGTGTGCAACAATGAGCCTCCTCTCTGCTTGTCAAAATATTTTGTCTTTCGTCCTGAGGAATCTGTTCACTTCAGTGAAGTGCTCCCTCAATAATGCTGTGAGTGACAAAGAGGGAAAGACAATGTCGCCCCCTGTTGGTGAAAATAAACAACTACAATTCACAactcttctctttcaccaaaTGCAATTAAGAAGCATTACTTAAGGTATTTCAGGGGTGGAAAAGATGTTTTGACACCattgtttttcatgaaaaaaaaaaacatttttaaaagtctttaacTAAATCCAATTTttggaaagacatttttttctaaactttcAAAATTGAAAAGGTGTAGTCAATCGGACCTTTATGACAAAATGTGAGTCCTGTTTTCAAATCTAACAAATACATATTCATGAAAGACTGACTCACTatataaaatgtttatcaaTCAGCTGTAGTTTGTAACATTACTACTTGATGACTGGTGTGAAATCATCTAAATCGGAATTGTACCGAACAAAGTGGCAgacaaacataatgaagcagtttgagTTTGTAGATGGTATATATTTGTAAGTTTGGAGTAAATACAAAGAACATTCATCATACAAACATAAAAGTTAAGTATAGAAAAAGAGAAGATcgttgatgtgttttattatacatacatacagatatTACAGAAgattaaaactgaaatattCTTTTTATATCATCTGTGTGGAAATAGTGTTTACTTTTCTTAAAATCAAGGAAAAATTCATCTGAGACGCAAGGAGACAAAATGTATGGAAAAACATCaggaaaagaacaaaatacaTCCATCtcacagagtgacagagacGTACAGGTGTCAATACAAGGCCCTTTTCCCTCGACTTGTTTATCCTTATTAATGCTGTTTTGGTGGTTTAGGTAATTAAAATGTGCTGTGAGCCTGTCAGGAACAACTACAGTGCTACAAAATAAACTCAGGAAACACAGGAAGATGATTATAAAATGATGTCTCATACATTTTTCTTGATTATATATACCAGTCAAGATCagtacaattttttttaacaacgtgACACTCACTGGAAAGGTTGTTATCAAAAAGAGGAATATACACTATAAAaaccagttgttttttttgttcctacATGAAAAGCAAGTTTGTGATCATTTGTCACAGTGATCGGATCCCTCCCACCAACACTCCTGCTCCGTCTCAAAAGGTAATAAGTTATTTTGGTCCAAGAAAAAAGCTCTCTGCTATTATATCCAAGCAAATGAGGCTGGGTAATTTCTACACACTTGTGACAATGTTTAGTTTTTCTGGATAAAAAGAAATATCAAAATACAGATTCACACTTGTTCTTTATGCTTTCTACAAACGAgagtcacatttttctttattcttcctCGAGAACATAGAGTCAAAGTTTCAGTGGGAGGATTAAggtaaaaacatgaacaaacgtGATGGGAGATGGtgtccctgagtgtgtgtgagtgtgtgtgagtgtgtgtgtgtgtttgactcttcttgtgtgtaagtgtgtcgCTGCCTGCCTATATGGTCTCCACATAATTGGCAGGGAACAAGCCTTGACGGCCATCTTTGCTAAATCCCCTCCACCAGGCTTTGTCCACCGTTTCCacgtctgtgatgatgtcacctgGTTCAAAGGAGATCTCAGATTCATCCTCTGTGGGAAACGCAAGATAACATGGTGAAGACCCACTAATCACAGTGTAATTATGGTAAGTGGAGCCACTTTATGTGCACATTCGTGGTGATTACCCTCTAAATGGCAGCTTACCTGCTTGGTAGTCATACAGAGCTCGGACGCACATTTGTTGCTCGGCTAAAACCTGAATCAGAGAGGAAAATGGAGAAAGATTGTAATCATAAAATACAAGACagatgaaaggaaaataaatgtatgtctCCAAAATATTGTATTTCcctcattttaaaagaaaaggctaATGATTTTCCATAAAACCTTGTAAAATGAATATGTATTATTCTTAACTGCTGCTAACTGTTCAGTACTTCCTTTTGCAATAACGTATTCattaattgtttatttgttcattcAGTCACTACACTCAAACAGATCTCCAGAACATAAACATTCTATGGCCATAATTAAAGATATATAATCTATTTATGATGACATTTCACGGAAATGTCTTTAGGATATAATAATAAAGTGGCAACATCTTTTAACCTGGAGTTCAAAGGTCTATTAGACAATGACATCAATGTGTCCTGGGACATCATTGTGTCCTCCTTATCACTTAATCCCACCAATTTATTGTGAATAAAAGGAATCGTCTTGAGCCAGTATTGGCACATTTGGCACAAATGCATGATTTGAGGGTAACCTGATTAGATATCGGTGGTGAAAGGTCACAGGGTCAAGGTCTGTCGGACCTCTCATTTGTCTTTTTGCTTCTGAAAATGATAACCCAGCAATCACTTAATCACATCTggattatttcttttttatatccGTACTGAAGTAAAACAACTTCCTCCATAAATGAATGTACAATCTATCCTTAATCCACCCCTTGGGGTCTGTTTTGAGGTCACAAGTGTTAACAATCACATCACCACATGAAAaccacagagagaggcagagagacacagagtaattttcttcctcttttgaaCTAAAACAAAGTGCAACCTCAATTCTTTTCAAGTAATTGTTGACACAAGGTAGACATTTGAGTTATCGCTGTTGAAAAGTGGAAAAGAGGTAGGATAAAATGAGTgtcaacttttttcaaaccgGTTCTATTTGCTATGTTTAGTATATGTCGGCTGATTTTGTTGGTTAGTTTCACTTACATATTGTTTATTGCTATTGTTATTgattcatttatctttttttgttttatgaacatgtttgaaataaagaaatcaatcaatcacttcTTGTGATGTGACAGCAGCTGcttaatgtaggcctacttgtTCCTCTTATTAGAGggatgtctctttttttcccaaaccTATACAAAGATAAATTCTCCATCATTCAGTTACACTCTCATGCAATTGCAAAAACATAGTCGGATGTAAACTGCAACTTGACTGGTTAGTGGGAGCATACaactgtgtggttttttttggctttatgtgtctttattggagagataggacagtggacagagtgagagtgaggaaaggagccacaggttggatttgaaccactgcgccaccagcacccctaaTTGTAGTTTTTTACTAGGAACCAGACCGCATGGGGCTGAGTGCTAAAGCCTGGATAGCGAAGTCAGAGAGCAGTGAGGGACACTGGATCACGTCTGTGGTTTCGGTCCTTGATAGATTTTGTTCAAAATAAGAAACTAATTCTAGCACTCCTGGACTTCAaatgttcaacaatattttaaaataaaaacagactttattgGGCAATCCCCTGGAAACTGTACCTCTTGTCCATTTTCTGTGATCTCATGTCCCTCTTCctcaacatcatcatcctcctcctccgccggATCCAACACATCAAAGCACACAGCCAGCTCCGGTGAGCTGAGCTCAGTGTCAGATGGACTCAAAGATCGCTCTGAGGAAGAGCAGAGTGAAAGGCATTCAGCACAGCGAGCAAAGAGAATAAATATATTACTGTATGAATTATCCGTTTAATATGTGACCAAACCtccattgtgtgtgtctccattGATGATCCCATTGGTGGACAGGATGACAGTATCATGTTTGACGTCTTGACAAACTGATTTGGCATCTGAAACAAAAACGTTCTTTGTTATTGTGCAAAATATAATCAAATGACTTCTGAGAAAGGCTACAgaacattattttaatatacATTGTTCATGAAAGTTAATGATACTGGttctaaaatatcaaaaatgagTCAAAATAACAGGATACAAGAAGAAGAGATCTACCTTTGACTGCACACTCGTCTGTCTCCAAAATCTCTGCAGGTTCAGGAGCCTTATTGTCTGCTGATTGGTTATTCTCATCTCTTTCTTCCTttgcctcctcttcttcttgcaCTCCATCCACTGATAAAACCTCCACCTCTGGTGAGGCCGGATCAGCTTCTAGTTTcactctgtcctcctcttcctccttgtcctcatcctgctccttcccctcctctcgcTCCGGCTCCTCTGGTTCTGGGTGGACTGGTTCTGTTACACCACATGGCTTTGGTTGTGTTTCaaccttttcttcctcttgctctgccacatcctcgtcctcctcgtcctcctccaccagcacaGCCTGTACTTTGTAGCCAAAGTCTGAGACCAGCTCAATGTGCTTATGAGCGGCTGTGGCGAGGTCTGTCGATTGTAAATGATCATTATTCTCTAATCActtcaacacacatttcatttcataagCCTTGATGTGGTTAAAGACTTTGTACTGTAAGGCAGTGGTAGAAAACCATAACTATAAAGAACCAAAGTTGTGCACATTACAGTAAAGCTTTGGCATGACTTAGAGTAAGTGTGGTTACTTGAGGAATATTTAATTGTGACTAGACAgtcatttctttaaaacagtCCCCTTACTCATAGTCTTTGGTCTGCTTTATACAGTCTCGAGCAGTTTATTTAGTTTGTGGCAgaagaattaaaataaattaaccCTGGAATATTTTTAGGAATCAAAGttaaatgaccaaaacaaacaatgacttTGGCAAGAGAATGACAAATAAGCTTAACATGCTTTTCTTCATATAGCACTATCACCCACTGTGCATTTTCTGCTAAATATTGTGACAGGACAATCAGACAGCAGTATAGATCTTAATATTCTGTTCCAGCCTacctgtgtttgtctgtggtCTCTCTGGAAGAGGGCTTGTTGGAGCCTGCGGAGCTACACCGGGCTCGAAGCAGAAAGCTGTGTTCTCTGGCTGGGTTTGGGTATTATTGAGTGTAGCATGTGGTTCAGAAGTGTTGTCTAAAGAAGCAAAGAGAGTAGGGGATGCTGGAGGTGCAGAAGGTTGTGTGGGTGATTTGGGTTTGTTTTCAACAACAGCCTGAACGTGTCTGTTAGTTTGTGGGACACTGGGCAGGGCTGAGAAAGGAGGGATTGGGCGTAAAGGTGAGGTGGGCGGAGACATGGGGGCTCTGGGCCTTTGTGTAGAAATGAGAGAGCGGAAGTCAGGGCTTGTGGGGGGGGACGTGGCACGgaagaagggagagggagaTGCTCTGGAAAAGGGGGAGACCAGGGGAGAACTGTAAGGGGATGATGTTGCGCTCTCTTCAGCTTTGGAGAAGATGAATGCTGTGTCCGTCAGGCTGCGCTGGTATCGTCTGAGGGGTTTGCCTGGAGAGAAAGTTTGGATGAAGTGTTGATAAATACCTGTTGTTTTGGCAAAAACTTGCATGCAATGTAACTGCAGCTGATCTTTGCTTGCTTGGATATTCCTACGAGGTGGTACACACCTGAGCGGGACGATCCGGGGCTCGTGGGACTTTGTGATGAGGACGATGAGAGCTGCCTGAAGAACTCTCTGGGGTTCATGGAGCGCTGGGACACTAATGCTGCTGCTTCCTACAGGGCAGGCCAAGCACAGTATGAGTGAGTAGTTGATGATTTAGCTCATTTTATAGTTCAGTTTTGTGAGtatcaatttaaatacaaatgtgtgtCCTATTTCTTTTTTGGCAAATGTCTTATTTTACGACATGTAACGTTTGTTCCTTAGGTTTTTAGAAGTTTAGGACATACTTACTGCAGCTTTCTCTATGGACTCACTCCTTTTCAGACGAGCTCTCATAAACTCCTCAtgctccctctgctgctgctcctgccagcacacaaacatggcagcatTCATATGTCTATATATATCAACACACTCTTTGTCCTGCATTAAGTCTCTTTAATCAATATACAATTAGAAGACATCTGGATCTTTAGACTTGgatattgtgatttttttttgtccctaaTTACTGCAGTGATACAGACATAAGCGCCCACTCTGAACCCAGAGTAAGTACTGAAAAATAGGAATAACCTCAAACCTTCAGGGAAAGGTCAGTTTACTTCATAAGCCTAGTTAGGAACGTCCTAACAAAACCCTTCAGTCTAACCCTGAAACAGTATGTTTTCTTACTCTCATTCCCAAGTAAGACAAATTAAAGCAGCTAACACTTACCGAAACCGTATCGTAAAAAGTATGCAATAATCTTACTGTTTAAC is a window of Labrus mixtus chromosome 5, fLabMix1.1, whole genome shotgun sequence DNA encoding:
- the si:dkey-40c11.2 gene encoding drebrin-like protein A, with product MSTRGVDLDTYSLSLLTAKEDILNPRSSTNWAIFTYDGLTNKLKLADSGAGCMAELAEKFHISKPQYGLCKVSSMETGGPRIVLISWVGQNVEEYRKTECAGHIPAIKNLFKEAQAFFSAEKVEDVTDEKVKEELSKAQAQTPAQWVRRSSRSADKEEIVGTNYRKTNAAMEMRQINRDSFWARAEREEEERKEDERRRATDERRRLERERVLKEKRDAEERDRKMNEKLQMIEEQRRKQAEQEAELRGKEKFKWEQQQREHEEFMRARLKRSESIEKAAEAAALVSQRSMNPREFFRQLSSSSSQSPTSPGSSRSGKPLRRYQRSLTDTAFIFSKAEESATSSPYSSPLVSPFSRASPSPFFRATSPPTSPDFRSLISTQRPRAPMSPPTSPLRPIPPFSALPSVPQTNRHVQAVVENKPKSPTQPSAPPASPTLFASLDNTSEPHATLNNTQTQPENTAFCFEPGVAPQAPTSPLPERPQTNTDLATAAHKHIELVSDFGYKVQAVLVEEDEEDEDVAEQEEEKVETQPKPCGVTEPVHPEPEEPEREEGKEQDEDKEEEEDRVKLEADPASPEVEVLSVDGVQEEEEAKEERDENNQSADNKAPEPAEILETDECAVKDAKSVCQDVKHDTVILSTNGIINGDTHNGERSLSPSDTELSSPELAVCFDVLDPAEEEDDDVEEEGHEITENGQEVLAEQQMCVRALYDYQAEDESEISFEPGDIITDVETVDKAWWRGFSKDGRQGLFPANYVETI